The following is a genomic window from Pedobacter sp. KBS0701.
CTTAGCCATGAGCAGCCGGAATATTCATTTATCAAACGATGAACGCGCACAGTCGCTCGTATTAAGTAAATCACTGCAGTTTGTTATCGACCATTTTAACGAATATTCGTTAAGTGAGCTGGAAGATCGGGCAAAAGCATTCTATAAGGATATAGATGGTGTAGAGCTCGACTATTTTACCATTGCCAATGGCAACACGCTTGAACCTGCAAAATCGAAAGATGAAAATAACCTTGTTGCCCTGGTTGCTGCGAAAGTAGGCTCAACGAGATTGATCGATAATATGATTATAAAATGATGGAATAGGTAAGATGGATGATGTGCACGACCAATCATCATCCATTTTCCATATTACATTTTCCTTTAGTGTGAAACTCCAAACTGATTACTAACTTTGCCAAATGGTTATCACAATATTAAAATCGAAAATACACCGTGTTAGGGTAACACAAGCCGAATTGAATTATGTAGGCAGTATTACGATAGATGAAGATTTAATGGATGCAGCTAACATTATCGCTAATGAAAAGGTGCAGATTGTAAATAATAACAACGGCGCTCGTTTCGAAACTTATGTAATTAAAGGCGAACGTGGAACCGGAACCATCTGTTTAAATGGGGCTACAGCACGTTTGGCACAACTTGGTGATATTTTGATCATCATGTCGTATGGTTCATTACCTATGGAAGAAGCCAAAAAATACAATCCGATCCTTGTTTTTCCTGACGATAACAATCATTTGCTAAAATAACCTTGTGACATTCGACCTCAAAACAGCGCTAAAGTACATCATCCTGTTTTTAATTGGGGTGGGGGTGCTATATTTAGCTTTTAGGGGTCAGGATTTAGAAAAGATCTGGCAGGAAATTAAAACCGCAAATTATTTTTGGGTAATTACTTCGGCGTTTGCCGTTTGGATTGCGCATGTATTACGTGCATTGCGTTGGCAAATGCTTTATCAGTCTATCCATTATGAGGTAAGTTTCTGGAATGCTTACCACGCTGTAATGATCGGCTATCTGGCCAATCTTGCTTTACCGCGCTTCGGAGAGATTGGTCGCTGCTCCGTTATTCATAAAGCCGAAAAGGTACCCATGTTTGCTTCCATAGGAACTGTAATTACCGAACGGCTGTTTGATGTGCTGGTACTTTTTCTAACCAGTTTGGCGATGCTTATTTTTCAGTATGATATTGTAGCCGATTTTCTTTATCAAACCATATACCTCAATCTTATTAACAAAATTAGCACGGTTAACTATTTGTGGCTAGCTGGTTTAGGTATGATTATACCACTACTTATTGTTACTGCAATCTATTTTCTCCGGCAAAAATTCAGTAAAAAATTTTTGCGCACCTTTGTTAGCCTCCGCCAGGGTTTTGGTTCTTACAGCAAACTAAAGCAAAAGGGATTATTTCTGATGTATACTTTATTAATTTGGGTTTTCTACTCCTTATCCATGTATTTTGCTTTTTCATCCATTCAGGCCACATCCGGTTTATATTTTAATGCAGCGTTTACGGCAATCGTGTTTTCTGGTTTTGCCATGGCAGCGCCGGTGCAAGGCGGTATTGGCGTTTTCCATTGGATGGTTGCCCAATCGTTGGTGTTATATGACATATCTTTTAAAGATGGCTTGGCCTATTCAACCATAATCCATTCTTCGCAAGTTTTGCTGATTCTGATTTTAGGGAGTTTAAGTTTGTCCTTAATCTTGACTAAGAAAGAAACTAAATAATTCTTTTTTCTGTGGGCGTTTTAACACGCTGTCCGCTATATCTTTTTGGTTGTCCTTCGACTACGTTCAGGATGACAGCCAAAAAGGATGCCGCTTCCATCGTTAACGCAGATCAAAATAAGCAAATAAATCTGATTTGTCGCTACTGCAGGCTTTAGGAGGCTTAATAGTACAGCTGTCTGTGGTTAAATAAACCTGACCGACAGCGTTATCCAGATTCTTCCATCTGGATTAAGCAAAGGGCAAGACTATCGAAACAGAAGTATTGCTATTGCTTTCCAAGAAAACTAATAATTAAATAGTTGTGTTAGGAAAGCAGGGGGATGACTTACAGATCGATTCCTGTCCCGTCATCCGCCATAGTCCAGATGAAGGATCTGGAGCTGCCACTACTTCGTGCTTAGGAGGGCTAATTGTACGGCTATTTTATTAGTTAATAAACCAAAGCCTAAACAAAGCTTTTGCCGCAAGGAAAAATAAAATGAAAATAAATTACTATGCAGCCATAGTAATTTCGATCGGAAATGCTACATTTGATTTACTAACCTTTTATACATAAATGTTATGCATTTTGAATTAAGTGAAGAGCAATTAATGATTCAGCAGGCTGCCCGCGATTTTGCGCAGCAAGAATTAAAGCCTGGCGTGATTGAAAGAGATGAACATCAGAAATTTCCGGCCGAGCAGGTAAAAAAACTTGGAGAACTTGGTTTCCTGGGGATGATGGTGAATGAAAAATATAATGGAAGCGGGCTAGATGCCATTTCTTACGTTCTGGTAATGGAAGAACTTTCTAAAATAGATGCTTCTGCATCTGTAGTAGTTTCGGTAAACAACTCTTTGGTTTGTTACGGATTAGAGGCTTATGGTAGTGAAGCGCAAAAGGAAAAATATTTAAAGCCACTGGCTGCCGGCGAAAAAATTGGTGCGTTTTGTTTGTCAGAGCCTGAAGCTGGATCTGATGCTACCTCGCAACGTACAACAGCCGAAGATAAAGGGGATTATTATTTGCTTAACGGCACAAAAAACTGGATTACCAACGGAAGTACCGCATCCACTTACCTGGTTATTGCACAAACCCATCCTGAATTAAGGCATAAAGGTATAAACGCTTTTATTGTAGAGAAAGGAATGGAGGGTTTTACCGTTGGGCCAAAAGAAAATAAATTGGGCATCCGTGGTTCTGATACACATTCATTGATGTTTAATGATGTTAAAGTGCCAAAAGAAAATAGAATAGGAGAGGATGGATTCGGTTTCAAATTTGCCATGAAAACGTTAGAAGGGGGCAGGATTGGTATTGCAGCACAGGCTTTAGGCATTGCACAAGGTGCTTTCGAGTTAGCTACACAGTATGCCAAAGAACGTAAATCGTTCGGGAAACCAATTTCTGAACATCAGGCAATTGCTTTTAAACTGGCAGATATGGCCACTCAGATCGAAGCTGCCAGGTTGTTGGTTTATAAGGCTGCCTGGCTGAAAGATCAGGGATTACCTTATACCCAGGCTGGTTCTATGGCCAAGTTGTTTGCTTCGAAAGTTGCTATGGATGTAACCATTGAAGCGGTACAGGTGCACGGTGGTTATGGTTTCGTTAAAGAATACCACGTGGAACGGTTAATGCGCGATGCTAAAATTACCCAGATTTACGAAGGAACTTCTGAAATCCAGAAAATGGTGATATCGAGAGAAGTGATTCGTTAGTTTTGAGCTTGGGGTTGGGAGTTTGGAGTCACTCGTCCAAACTCTCCACTCAAAACTCCCAACTTTCGTTAAGCGCAATGTACTCCAAGCGCCAAACGCAAGACTTTCAACTTATTCCTTCTCTCCGGCAACAGCGCTAAATACCGCCTTAATCAAAGCGACTACAATCGCTAAAAATGCAGCTGCGATAAAACCTGAAGTGTTAAAAGAGGTCATCATGTTATCAACCAGTAAAATCATTAAAACGGTGATGATGAATGATACCAATCCTAAGGTTAAGAAATTGATCGGAAAAGTTAATAACCTAAGGATGAACCCGATCGTTGCGTTTGCAAGAGCAATAAGCACTGAGGCGATAATCGCATTTCCGAAGCCATCAATACTTACCCCTGGCACCAGCTTTGCGCCTACAAAAAACGCCAGTCCTGTTAAAAGGATTTCGATAATAAATCTCATAATTGTTTATTTTTGTAAATGTTTAAACGCTTTTTTACATGTTCGGTTATCGTTTGGGTTTCCATATCCGTGCTTTCATGTTCGAATAGAAACAACAAACCTGTAATTAAGTTTTCAGGAGATAGTACTTCAATAATAATTAAAAATATTGATGAGGCGAGCCTCCTGCAGGTTAAAAATGCCTATCAGATTAAAGCAGATACACTGAATGTAATTTCAGTTTTAATAAAACCAGGCGATCTAGATAGTATTCAGGATGAACTGGAAGTACCCGGCAAGATTAAGATACTAGGCGATTCGGTCGTATTTAATCCCGATCAGCCTTTTCTTAAGGGTAAAGAATACCTGGTTGAAAGTTATATTGGGGTGAAATTTGCAACCGCTGGCGATCTGATTACGGGGAATGGTAAGCAGAACCTAAAAGCACAGCGACAAACACTTAAACGGTAATAATCAGCATAATAATTAGTGCGGGTGTTTGATTTTTTGTAAAAAATTACTACATTTGCATCGTAATCGAAGAAAAGAGAAGGGGACAGTGTCCCCTTTTTCTATGAAATCAGGTTAAAATATGCAGGTAGAAAAGAGAGTTGCAGCCCTCGTAGAGGAAAAAATAGCAGATCGGCCAGAACTGTTTTTGGTTGAGGTGAAAATGTTGCCAAACAATAAACTAATTATTCATGTTGATGGCGACGAAGGTATTAGCATACAGGATTGTGTTGCCATAAGCAGGCATGTTGGTTTTCATCTCGAAGAAGAAAATGCAATAGAACAGGCTTATAATTTAGAAGTTTCTTCGCCGGGAGTTGGCGAGCCTTTAAAATTAATCCGTCAGTACAATAAAAATGTTGGCCGTACGGTAAGCATTAAACTCAAAGAAGGATTAAAAAAAGAAGGGAAACTGCTGGCGGTTACAGAAAATAATCTGCTGATTGAAGAATCGGTTAAAGAAAAAGGGAAAAAGGCGGTAGCAATTCAAACAGATGTTCCGTTTAATGATATATTAGAAACAAGTGTGTTAATTTCATTTAAGTAAAAATGAGTACTACAACAATTAATTTGATCGACTCTTTTCAAGAGTTTAAAGATTTCAAAAATATAGATCGCCCAACGGTGATCAGTGTGCTGGAAGAAGTTTTTCGTAGCATGTTGCGTAAAAAATACGGAACAGACGAAAACTGTGATGTTATTGTGAATCCTGATAACGGGGATTTGGAGATCTGGAGAACGAGAAAAGTGATGGAGGATGGATTTTCTGAGGATGATGATCTGGAGATTGAGCTTGCAGAAGTTTCCAAGTTGGATAGTACTTTAGAAGTCGGTGATGATTATATTGAGCAGATTACCTTGGAAAGTTTCGGCCGTAGGGCAATTTTAGCTGCCCGCCAGACTTTGGTATCTAAAGTATTGGAATTAGAGAAAGACGAAATTTTCAAAAAATATAAAGATAGGGTAGGCGAAATTGTAACAGGTGAGGTTTATCAGGTTTGGAAGAAAGAAACTTTGGTTTTAGATGATGAAGGTAACGAACTTTTAATGCCTAAAACAGAGCAGATTCCGGCCGATTATTTCAAAAAAGGTGATTCTGTGAGAGCGGTAATCTCTAAAGTAGAAATGATTAACGCTAACCCTAAGATTATCATTTCAAGAACAGCACCAGAATTTTTACAACGTTTGTTCGAACAGGAAGTTCCGGAAATTTTCGATGGTTTAATTACCATTAAGAAAATTGTTCGTGAGCCGGGAGAGCGTGCTAAAGTTGCTGTTGAATCTTACGATGACCGTATTGATCCGGTTGGTGCGTGTGTGGGTATGAAAGGATCACGTATCCACGGTATCGTTCGCGAGTTGAAAAACGAAAATATTGATGTGATTAACTTCACTAATAATATTTCATTATACATTACCCGTGCTTTAAGCCCGGCAAAAATCACCTCTATTAAATTGGATGATGAAACCAAACATGCATCTGTTTACTTAAAACCAGATCAGGTTTCATTGGCAATTGGACGTGGCGGACACAATATTAAACTGGCTGGTAAATTAACCGGTTATGAAATTGATGTATACCGTGAAGCCGGAGAAGAGAGCGATGAGGATGTTGATTTAGAAGAATTCTCAGATGAGATTGATAGCTGGATCATTGATGAATTAAAGGCTATCGGTTGCGATACTGCTAAGAGTGTATTAGCGCTTACAGTAGAAGATTTAGTTAAACGCACCGACCTTGAAGAGGAAACCATTAAAGAAGTGGTTCAAATTTTGAAGTCAGAATTTGAATAAGTGGTGTAATTGCCAAATAAACACTACTTTTGTATTAAATAAAAAACAATAACAGGAGCTAAATGTCAGACGACAAACCAATCATTTTAATTAAAGCTATTAAAGAACTTAATATAGGCATGGGTACGGCCGTTGAGTTTTTAAACAAAAAGGGATTCTCTGCCGAGAAAAGCCCGATGTTTAAACTTACGGGAGACATGTATAATGCCTTATTGAAAGAGTATCAGGGAGATAAGATCGTAAGAGAAGAAGCCAAACAAATAGTGATTGGTAAAATACGTCGTGACGAGCCTGAGACTGAAAAGCCAGTAGAAGCGCCGAAGAAAAATACCGATTTTGAGAAAAATGAAGAGATTTTAATTAAAAATGCTCAATCATTTACTCCTCCGGTAGAAAAACCAAAGGTTGTAGAAACACCTAAGGTAGAAGCGCCAGCACCAGCACCTGCGGCAGCAGTTGAGCCGGTAAAAGAAACTAAGGCAGAAGAAAAAGCAGAGGAAACCGGATTACCAGGCGTTAAAATTGTAGGAAAGATTGATTTAAATGATCTTAATCCTAAAACACGCCCGGCTAAGAAAGAAGAAACGCCTGCTATACCAGCGCCTGTTGTAGAACCACCAGTGGTTAAAGCACCAGAACCTGTAAAACCAGTAGAGCAACCTAAGGTAGAAGAAAAACCGGTTGAGGTTAAAAAAGAAGAAGCTCCTGTTGCACCAGCACCAGTTGCAGAAACACCTGTGGTTAAAACGGCAGAGCCTGTAAAACCAGTTGAACAACCTAAAGTGGAAGAAAAACCAGCTGAAGCAAAACCGGTAAACAACGAGCCTGAAGTAATTAAAGCACGTACCGTTAAATTAACTGGTCCGAACATTATTGGTAAAATTGTTTTACCAACAACTCCGGATAGAAGAAATGGTCCGGTGGCATCATCTAGCGATAGTGAAGCCGCCAAACGTAAACGTAAGCGTAAAAAAACGCCGGGAGCACCAGGACAGCCAGGTCAACACGGTGGTCAAGGGCAGCAAGGACAGAATAATCCTGCAGGTCAGGGTCAGGGCCAAGGCGGTGCGCCAGGACAACCTCGTCAACCTTATCAAGGAAACAGACCAGGTGGCGGTACGCCATATCAGGGTAACAGACCAGCCGGACAAGGCGGAACTCCTTACCAGGGAAATAGAAATAACAACAATAATAACAGACCAGGTTTCCAAAATAGAAATGCTACACCAAGCGGACCTAAAGAAGAACCTACTGAGAAAGAAATTCAAGATCAGATTAAAGCAACACTTGCCCGTTTAAGTGGTGCGGGTAAATCAGGTAAATTTGCGCAGCGTGCTAAATTACGTCGTCAGAAACGTGATGATGTGGCGTTTAATGCAGAAGAAGCCGCAAATGAGCTTGAATCGCAATCGAAAATATTAAAAGTAACAGAATTTGTTACCGCTAATGAGCTAGCGAGCATGATGGATGTGCCGGTTACCAAAATTATTGGTACCTGTATGAGCCTTGGAATGTTCGTTTCCATTAACCAGCGTTTAGATGCTGAAACCTTAACCATTGTTGCTGACGAGTTTGGTTACGAAATTCAATTCGTTAAACCAGATGAAGACGAAGAAAATGTAATTGAGGAAGAAGATAACGATGCTGATTTAATTGAAAGAGCTCCGGTTGTTACGATTATGGGACACGTCGATCACGGTAAAACCTCATTGCTGGATTATATCCGTAAAGCAAATGTGGTAGCTGGTGAGGCGGGTGGTATTACCCAGCACATTGGTGCTTATATGGTAA
Proteins encoded in this region:
- the rimP gene encoding ribosome assembly cofactor RimP, translating into MQVEKRVAALVEEKIADRPELFLVEVKMLPNNKLIIHVDGDEGISIQDCVAISRHVGFHLEEENAIEQAYNLEVSSPGVGEPLKLIRQYNKNVGRTVSIKLKEGLKKEGKLLAVTENNLLIEESVKEKGKKAVAIQTDVPFNDILETSVLISFK
- a CDS encoding acyl-CoA dehydrogenase; the encoded protein is MHFELSEEQLMIQQAARDFAQQELKPGVIERDEHQKFPAEQVKKLGELGFLGMMVNEKYNGSGLDAISYVLVMEELSKIDASASVVVSVNNSLVCYGLEAYGSEAQKEKYLKPLAAGEKIGAFCLSEPEAGSDATSQRTTAEDKGDYYLLNGTKNWITNGSTASTYLVIAQTHPELRHKGINAFIVEKGMEGFTVGPKENKLGIRGSDTHSLMFNDVKVPKENRIGEDGFGFKFAMKTLEGGRIGIAAQALGIAQGAFELATQYAKERKSFGKPISEHQAIAFKLADMATQIEAARLLVYKAAWLKDQGLPYTQAGSMAKLFASKVAMDVTIEAVQVHGGYGFVKEYHVERLMRDAKITQIYEGTSEIQKMVISREVIR
- the panD gene encoding aspartate 1-decarboxylase, which encodes MVITILKSKIHRVRVTQAELNYVGSITIDEDLMDAANIIANEKVQIVNNNNGARFETYVIKGERGTGTICLNGATARLAQLGDILIIMSYGSLPMEEAKKYNPILVFPDDNNHLLK
- the infB gene encoding translation initiation factor IF-2 — protein: MSDDKPIILIKAIKELNIGMGTAVEFLNKKGFSAEKSPMFKLTGDMYNALLKEYQGDKIVREEAKQIVIGKIRRDEPETEKPVEAPKKNTDFEKNEEILIKNAQSFTPPVEKPKVVETPKVEAPAPAPAAAVEPVKETKAEEKAEETGLPGVKIVGKIDLNDLNPKTRPAKKEETPAIPAPVVEPPVVKAPEPVKPVEQPKVEEKPVEVKKEEAPVAPAPVAETPVVKTAEPVKPVEQPKVEEKPAEAKPVNNEPEVIKARTVKLTGPNIIGKIVLPTTPDRRNGPVASSSDSEAAKRKRKRKKTPGAPGQPGQHGGQGQQGQNNPAGQGQGQGGAPGQPRQPYQGNRPGGGTPYQGNRPAGQGGTPYQGNRNNNNNNRPGFQNRNATPSGPKEEPTEKEIQDQIKATLARLSGAGKSGKFAQRAKLRRQKRDDVAFNAEEAANELESQSKILKVTEFVTANELASMMDVPVTKIIGTCMSLGMFVSINQRLDAETLTIVADEFGYEIQFVKPDEDEENVIEEEDNDADLIERAPVVTIMGHVDHGKTSLLDYIRKANVVAGEAGGITQHIGAYMVTTPTGKKVTFLDTPGHEAFTAMRARGAKAADIAIIVIAADDAVMPQTKEAINHAQAAGVPLVFAFTKVDKPGANADKVREQLSVMNILVEDWGGKYQSQEISSKSGLNVDLLLDKVLLEAELLELKANPNKRATGTVIESALDKGRGIVTTVLVQAGTLRVGDPILAGSYSGRVKALTNERGAKVESAGPSQPVQVLGMQGAPTAGDRFNALESETEARDIANKRMQLQREQGLRTQKHITLDEIGRRLAIGNFKELNIIVKGDVDGSIEALADSLLKLSTEQIQINIISKGVGQISESDVLLASASDAIIIGFQVRPSTGARKLAEAEQIDIRLYSIIYDAINEIKSAMEGMLDPEFEEKIVANVEIRETFKITKVGTIAGCMVLDGKITRNSKIRIVRDGVVVYTGELASLKRFKDDVKEVNKGYECGLNIQNFNNIEVGDIVEAYEQVEVARKL
- a CDS encoding lysylphosphatidylglycerol synthase transmembrane domain-containing protein; this encodes MTFDLKTALKYIILFLIGVGVLYLAFRGQDLEKIWQEIKTANYFWVITSAFAVWIAHVLRALRWQMLYQSIHYEVSFWNAYHAVMIGYLANLALPRFGEIGRCSVIHKAEKVPMFASIGTVITERLFDVLVLFLTSLAMLIFQYDIVADFLYQTIYLNLINKISTVNYLWLAGLGMIIPLLIVTAIYFLRQKFSKKFLRTFVSLRQGFGSYSKLKQKGLFLMYTLLIWVFYSLSMYFAFSSIQATSGLYFNAAFTAIVFSGFAMAAPVQGGIGVFHWMVAQSLVLYDISFKDGLAYSTIIHSSQVLLILILGSLSLSLILTKKETK
- the nusA gene encoding transcription termination factor NusA, with amino-acid sequence MSTTTINLIDSFQEFKDFKNIDRPTVISVLEEVFRSMLRKKYGTDENCDVIVNPDNGDLEIWRTRKVMEDGFSEDDDLEIELAEVSKLDSTLEVGDDYIEQITLESFGRRAILAARQTLVSKVLELEKDEIFKKYKDRVGEIVTGEVYQVWKKETLVLDDEGNELLMPKTEQIPADYFKKGDSVRAVISKVEMINANPKIIISRTAPEFLQRLFEQEVPEIFDGLITIKKIVREPGERAKVAVESYDDRIDPVGACVGMKGSRIHGIVRELKNENIDVINFTNNISLYITRALSPAKITSIKLDDETKHASVYLKPDQVSLAIGRGGHNIKLAGKLTGYEIDVYREAGEESDEDVDLEEFSDEIDSWIIDELKAIGCDTAKSVLALTVEDLVKRTDLEEETIKEVVQILKSEFE
- a CDS encoding phage holin family protein, translating into MRFIIEILLTGLAFFVGAKLVPGVSIDGFGNAIIASVLIALANATIGFILRLLTFPINFLTLGLVSFIITVLMILLVDNMMTSFNTSGFIAAAFLAIVVALIKAVFSAVAGEKE